A single window of Anopheles moucheti chromosome 2, idAnoMoucSN_F20_07, whole genome shotgun sequence DNA harbors:
- the LOC128299637 gene encoding V-type proton ATPase subunit B, translated as MSTMYNKTLSAHQAHKEHVLAVSRDFISQPRLIYKTVSGVNGPLVILDEVKFPKFAEIVQLRLSDGTIRSGQVLEVSGSKAVVQVFEGTSGIDAKNTVCEFTGDILRTPVSEDMLGRVFNGSGKPIDKGPPILAEDFLDIQGQPINPWSRIYPEEMIQTGISAIDVMNSIARGQKIPIFSAAGLPHNEIAAQICRQAGLVKQTGKSVLDEHEDNFAIVFAAMGVNMETARFFKQDFEENGSMENVCLFLNLANDPTIERIITPRLALTAAEFLAYQCEKHVLVILTDMSSYAEALREVSAAREEVPGRRGFPGYMYTDLATIYERAGRVEGRNGSITQIPILTMPNDDITHPIPDLTGYITEGQIYVDRQLHNRQIYPPVNVLPSLSRLMKSAIGEGMTRKDHSDVSNQLYACYAIGKDVQAMKAVVGEEALTPDDLLYLEFLTKFEKNFISQGNYENRTVFESLDIGWQLLRIFPKEMLKRIPASILAEFYPRDSRH; from the exons ATGTCGACGATGTACAATAAAACCCTGTCGGCCCACCAGGCCCACAAGGAGCACGTTCTGGCAGTTTCGCGTGATTTCATCTCCCAGCCACGATTGA TCTACAAAACCGTGTCCGGTGTAAACGGACCGCTGGTCATTTTGGATGAGGTGAAGTTCCCGAAGTTTGCCGAAATCGTTCAGCTGCGTCTGAGCGATGGCACGATCCGTTCTGGACAGGTGCTGGAAGTGAGTGGCTCGAAGGCCGTCGTACAGGTGTTCGAAGGTACGTCCGGTATCGATGCCAAGAACACGGTGTGCGAGTTCACCGGTGACATTTTGCGTACGCCAGTGTCGGAGGACATGTTGGGTCGTGTGTTCAACGGTTCCGGCAAGCCCATCGACAAGGGTCCCCCAATTCTGGCCGAAGATTTCCTCGACATTCAG GGTCAACCCATCAACCCGTGGTCGCGTATCTACCCGGAGGAAATGATCCAAACCGGTATCTCTGCCATCGATGTGATGAACTCGATTGCCCGTGGTCAGAAAATTCCGATCTTCTCGGCCGCCGGTTTGCCGCACAATGAAATTGCCGCCCAAATCTGTCGTCAGGCCGGTCTGGTCAAGCAAACGGGTAAGTCGGTGCTGGACGAGCACGAGGACAACTTTGCCATCGTGTTCGCCGCTATGGGTGTGAACATGGAGACGGCCCGTTTCTTCAAGCAGGACTTCGAAGAGAACGGTTCCATGGAGAACGTGTGCCTGTTCTTGAACTTGGCCAACGATCCTACCATCGAGCGTATCATTACGCCACGTCTCGCCCTGACGGCGGCCGAATTCTTGGCCTACCAGTGCGAGAAGCACGTGTTGGTCATCCTTACCGACATGTCTTCGTACGCCGAAGCTTTGCGTGAGGTGTCGGCTGCCCGTGAGGAAGTGCCCGGACGTCGTGGTTTCCCCGGTTACATGTACACCGATTTGGCCACCATCTACGAACGTGCCGGACGTGTCGAGGGTCGTAACGGTTCGATTACGCAGATCCCCATTCTGACTATGCCGAACGACGATATCACCCATCCGATTCCTGATTTGACCGGTTACATTACCGAGGGCCAGATCTACGTCGATCGTCAGCTGCATAACCGTCAGATCTACCCACCGGTGAACGTGCTGCCGTCGCTGTCCCGTTTGATGAAGTCCGCCATCGGTGAGGGCATGACGCGCAAGGATCACTCCGATGTGTCCAACCAGCTGTACGCTTGCTACGCCATCGGCAAGGACGTGCAGGCCATGAAGGCCGTCGTCGGTGAGGAGGCTCTCACGCCCGACGATCTGCTGTACCTGGAGTTCCTGACCAAGTTTGAGAAGAACTTCATCTCGCAGGGCAACTACGAGAACCGCACCGTGTTCGAGTCGCTCGACATCGGCTGGCAGCTGCTGCGTATCTTCCCGAAGGAGATGCTCAAGCGTATCCCGGCCTCGATTTTGGCCGAGTTCTACCCACGAGACTCGCGCCACTAA